In the genome of Luteitalea pratensis, the window GCCACCTTGAGATCGGCGCCCGGATGCCGGGCCAGCAGGCGCACGAGTTCCTGCCCGCCGTACCCGGTGGCGCCGACCACTCCGACTCCGACGCGTTGTTGTTGCCCCTCAGTCATGTGAATACTTATGCAAGAGAACGCCCAGTATGCAGAAGGCCGCCGTCCTGCGCAAGTGAAATTTTCTGGCTATTCCCATGTCGATGCAGGTGCTACGATGCATACGACTGCATAATCGATGAAAAGGACCAGACACGGCGTCATCCTTGACGTCATCCAACGTGAGAGCATCTCCAGCCAGGAGATGTTGAGGCAGCGCCTGCACGCCGAGGGCCTCGACGTGACGCAGGCAACGCTGTCGCGCGATCTCAAGGAACTCGGCGTGGTCAAGCGCGCCGGCGACGGCGCTTACCAGCGGCCACGGCCGGGTGGCCCGTCGCCCGATGCGCTTGGCAGCCTCCGGCGGACCACCGCGGAGTTCCTGACCCGCGCCGAACGATCGGAACAGCTGGTCGTGTTGCGGACCGATTCCGGGCAGGCGGCGCTGCTCGCGATCGCCATCGACAGGGCCGACCTCGGCGAGGTGCTTGGCACGGTGGCGGGTGACGACACGATTCTGGTCATCTGCCGCGATGCCGCCGCGGCGCAGGCGCTGGTCGGGCGGCTGGACACGTGGCGATCGGGCGCACTCCTGCGCATGCCGGTCCTCGTGGGGTAAGGACGCAACGATAGATGTCACAACAACGGGTGGTGCTCGCCCATGCGGGTGATGCGGCCACGCTCTGCGCCATACCCTGGCTCGCCCGCGACGCCGAGGTGGTCACGGTGACCGTGGACGTCGGACAGGGCGAGAGCCTTCTGGCCGTCCGCGAACGTGCGCTGGAGGCCGGCGCCGTCCGTGCACACGTGCTCGATGCGCGCGAGTCCCTTGCCGAGGACGTCGTCTTGCGCGCCCTGCGGGCTGGTGCTGTCGGCTTCGACGGCGATCCGCACGCGGCCGTGCTCGCGCTGCCATCGGTCGCGGCACAGGTCGCGATGGTCGCGAACATGGAACAGGCCGATGCGCTGGCACATGGCGGCACCGGACAGGCGGCCGCCCGGATGGCGCGCCTGCTCGCGGCCACCTCGCGCATTGCGCTTCGCCCGAGCGTCGAGACGATGCCGGTCGACGCCCGCGACGAGGCCATGTCGGCGTTGCAGGTCGCCGCGGAGGCGCTGCCCGCCGTGCGTGCGACGTTGTGGGGACGGTCCCTCGTCGTCGACGGCCCGATCGATGCGCGGGTGGACGAGGCGCGGTTCACGCAGACACGAGCCGTCACGCGCGGGCCTGACGCCCCGGCGATGATCGGTATCGGCTTCGAGGCGGGGACCCCACGCCGCGTCAATGGCGTCGTGATGCCGCTCGTGGAGTTGTTGAGCAGCCTGGACACGATCGCCGGCGCGCACGGCGTGGGGCGTATCGACGTGCTCGTGCCCGAGGGTGCCGCCGTCCGTCGCGAAGTCGCGGAGGCCCCGGCGGCCACGGTGCTGCAGATCGCCATGCGCGAACTCGAGGCGCTGACGTTACCGTGGTCGCTGCGCACGCTTCGTCGTCGGCTCGCGGAAAGCTATGTCGACGTGCTGCGCACCGGCGACTGGCACGGCTTGACCCGTGCGTCCATCGATGCGCTTGCCGATCGCGCGCTCGCGAATGCGTCCGCGACCATTCACCTCCGCCTGTTCAAGGGCGGGGTACAGGTCATGGGGCGAGAGAAGCACTGAACGGCCTTCGCCATTTGGCCGTCGGCCTTCGGGTTCCGCGTTGGCATCGCGCGGGTCGTGGTGACGTGTGGCGTCATGCCGATGCACGAGAAGGTAGGGCCCGCTCTCCGAGCGCGGCCTTCGAGATTTCCGATGGCCCAAGGCCGATGGCCGATGGCCGACACAGATGAGTGAGTGATGTCGAACTTGTGGTCTGGCCGATTCGCGAGTGCCCCCGATCACGACGTGTTCGCCTTCGGCGCGTCGTTTGCCTTCGACCGTCGCCTCTTCGAGGACGACGTCGAGGGCAGTCGCGCGTGGTCCGAAGCGTTGCTGCGTGCGGGCGTGCTGTCGTCGGACGAACAGCAGGCGCTCGATCGCGCCCTGACGGAACTGCGTGAAGCCGCGGCAGCCGATCCGATGTTCGTATCGGGCAGCGATGAGGACGTGCACTCCTTCGTGGAGCGCCAGCTCGTGGAGCGTGTCGGGGCGACCGGCAAGCGTCTGCACACGGGTCGCTCGCGCAACGAGCAGGTGGCGCTCGACCTGCGCCTCTACCTGCGTCGCCGCATCCGCGTCGTCCAGGATCAGCTGCGTGCGCTCGTCGCGGCCCTCTGCGCTCGGGCCGCCGAGGCCGGCGACGCGCCGCTGCCGGCCTACACCCATCTGCGCCGTGCCCAACCTGTCCTCGAGGCGCACTATTGGCTGGCGCACGCCTCCGCATTCCGGCGTGCCTGCGAGCGATTCGATGTGGTGTATGCCGAAGCCGACGCGCTGCCGCTGGGCTCGGGCGCGATTGCCGGCAACTCGTTCCCCATCGACGTCGAGTTCCTGCGCGCCCGGCTCGGCTTTGCGCGCATCGTCGCTAACAGCATGGACACGGTGGCCGACCGCGACTTCGTGTCGAGCTTCCTGCACGCATGCGCGCTCGTGATGATCCACATCAGCCGCCTGGCCGAGGACGTCATCATCTATGGCTCGGAGGAGTTCGGCTTCTTCGAACTCGACGACTCGGTCACGACCGGCAGCAGCCTGATGCCGCAGAAGAAGAACCCGGACCCGATGGAACTCGTACGAGGGAAGACAGGGCGGGTCATCGGGCGTCACACCGGCTGGCTGGTGACGATGAAGGGCCTGCCGAGCGGCTACAACAAGGATCTGCAGGAAGACAAGGAGGCCGTGTTCGACACCGAGGACACGGTGGCGGGCAGCCTCATGTCGTGCGAGGCGGTGGTACGGACACTTCGCGTGCGACGCGACACCACGCAACGTGCGGCGGGCGGATTCATGCTCGCCACCGATGTGGCCGACTACCTCGTGCGCAAGGGCCTGCCGTTCCGCGATGCCCACGAACTTGTCGGCGGTATGGTGCGGACCTTGCTTGAGGAACAGCGGGCGATCGAGTCACTGACCCCTGACCAATGGCGGCGCTTCTCGCCGCTCTTCGACGATGATGTAGTGGAGGCCATCACGCCCCTGGCCTCCATTCGGGCGCGGCAGACACCGCAGAGCACCGCACCAGGTGCGGTGGCGGGACGTCTGACCGAAATGCAGGCGTGGATCGGACCGCAGTGAGGTTGTGCTAGTATCCAGTGACCTCCTTTCCGTTGGGTCTGTCGCGGATTTCCCGACCCGCCTGGGACGTACTTCCGGGAGCTGTTGATGCAAGAGCGCCGGCTTCGGCTGGGTGATGTGCTGGACGACTATTGTCCACGCGAGAAACGCCTTTCAAATCATGTGATCGTCGCGCTCGTCGGCGACGAGGTGCGCACCACCCGGTGCGCGACCTGCGATTTCGAACACGTCTACAAGGAGGGCAAGGTACCTGCCCGCCGCAAGAAGGCCGATCCACAAGCGGCCTTGTACAAGACGGTGCTCGAGAACATCACGGGTCGTGAGGCTGAGGGCGGCGTACCGTTACCGCCGACGATCGAGCCCGACGTGCCGGCGCCGGTGGCCGTGGTCGTGCCGCAGGCACCGCCTCGGCTCGCGCCAGCCGCCGCGCCGCCCGTCGAGGTGACGCCGGTGCCACTGGCGGCGGCGCCTCCTCCCGAACCGGAAGACGAACCGCGTCGGGAGGAGCCCGTGCACCGCCATACCCTCATCAGGGCGACGTTGCCCAAGATCGAGGGCCAGGTGCCCGAGCGCAAACCGGCGGACTTCACCCTCTGGAATGTCGCGAGACATCCGCAGGGACGCCGCGGGCCTGGTGGCGGGCGTCCGCGCCAGCCGCAAGCGGCCGGTAACGCGAACTGGGGCGGCTATTCCCCGTATGCCAACGGTCACCCGTCCGGCAAGGGGCCGCAACAGGGCCAGGGTGGACAGCCTGGCAAGTCGCGTCCGTCCAACCGCCGCGGCCGCTGAGGCCGCACAGGAACACTGCGCATGTCGGATCTTTCGGGACGCACCGGCCTCATCGTCGGTGTCGCGAACAAGCGGTCGCTCGCCTGGGCCATTGCGCAGCGGGCCGATGACGCCGGCGCGCGACTCGTGCTCACGTACCAGAACGACAGGTTGAAGGAGAACGTCGACGAGCTGGTGACCCAGCTGAAGACGCCTGCCGTCCTGCTGCCGTGTGACGTCAGTCGTGACGACGACATCGCGCACCTCTTCGAGTCGCTCGACGCGCAGGTCGACGGCCTCGACTTCGTGGTCCACGGCGCGGCGTTCGCGCCGCGCGAGTCGCTCTCGGCGCCGTTCCTGCAAACGTCGCGCGAAGCGTTCCGCATCGCGCTCGACATCAGCGCGTACTCGCTGGTCGCGGTCGCACGCGGCGCGGAACCACTGCTTGCCAGGAAGGGTGGCGGCAGCATCGTGACGCTGTCGTATCTCGGCTCGGACCGCGTGTTTCCCAACTACAACGTGATGGGCGTGGCCAAGGCGGCGCTGGAGTCGTCGGTGCGCTACCTGGCAGCCGATCTCGGGGCGCAGAACATCCGCGTCAACACGATTTCGGCCGGCCCGGTGAAGACACTGGCCGCCTCCGGCATCTCGGGTTTCTCCGGCATCCTGCAGGTCTATCGGGATCGCGCGGCGCTCAAGCGCAACATCGACAGCGGCGACGTTGCCGGCGCGGCGATGTTCCTGCTCTCGGACTGGGGCCGCGGCGTCACCGGCGAGGTGATCTACGTCGACGCCGGTTACAGGCCGATGGGAATGTAGGGCCAGGGCGACGAACGCAATTGCAGAATTTCAGAATTTCAGAATTTCACGCACAACCGCGGTGCTCCACGCCTGGCGGTGTGAATGGAATTGTGCAATTGTGAACTTTTGAAGTTGTGCGTCACTACATCGTGGGCGCCCACTGCTCCATCCGCACGTGGCCGGCGGGCACGCCGAGTTGCGACAAGGTGTGCGTCAGGTCCTCCACCATCCCGGCCGGACCACACACGAAGCACAGCGGCGCGTCCGACGTGAAGCGGCGCAGCAGCGTGAGGCCGATCCGCCCCCGCGATCCCTGCCACGTCGGTGGCGCATGGCGCGTCGCCGTGATCACTGCCTCGCCGCGGTGATCCTCTCCCCATCGCGCCAGTTCCTCCGCGTACGCCACGTCCATGACATCTTTCACCGAGTAGAGCAGGTGCCTGGGCGCGCGGTGGCCACGGGCGCGAGCCTCGCGCGCCAGCGATCGGAGCGGCGCGAATCCGGTGCCGCCGGCCACGAACAGCAGCGGCGCGTCCGGCAGGTCGTCCGGCAGGACGAATGCCCCGAACGGTCCCTCGAAGTCCACGCGCGTGCCCTCGCGCACGCCATCGAGATGACGGCCGAGGCCACCCCCGGGGAGGGCGCGCAACAGGAACTCGATGGTGCCGTCGGCTGACGAGTCAGCAGGCGCTGACGCGATCGAATACGGGCGGCGCTCGCGCTGGCCATGCAGGCCGAGTGCGCCGCCCTGGCCCGCCTGGTAGGAGAACGGCACATCGCCGAGGGCCAGCAGGAGCCGGCGCGTGGTTGGCGTGGGTGCGGCCAGCTCGCGAACGGTGAGGGTGAGGGCGTCTGGCACGGGATGCGTATGAGGACCGATCCGCCGGGCCGGCCGTGTCAGGCGCCGTGGCTGCTCTGTCGATAGTACCCGGTCTGGTACTCCTCGATGAGCGCCTTCATGCGCACGGCATCCTTCTTCCGATGGCCGGCGCAGCGTATCGGATTGACGCCGCCGGTGGTCTCGATGAAGACGTCCGAGAACAGCATGTTGGTGTCGATGCGCACCGAGGCGACGTGCGCCATGTGCATCGAGTGCTCGAGCTTGCCGACCCACTGCGGCGTGTAGTGCACGACGCTGGTCGGCGTGATCAGCACCTGCACCGGCAGCAGCCGATTGCCGCGACTCAGCCGGCTGGCCCGGAAGACGTGCCCGGTCGCGAACGGCCGCCCCTTGTGCCAGACCAGGATGGCCGCCAGCAGGAGGACCGCCAGCACGCACGCGAGTACGATTCCTCCCAGTCCCGTGGCGGTGAGCACCGCGGAAGCCTACTCTTCCTCGAATGGAAAAGTAAAAATGCATTCGCGGTAAGCTGTCCCCTGGGCGACGCGATGGGCACCCTGTTCTCCGAACTCGGACCGCTTCGGGCTGCGCAGGCGCTGGGGCCCCTGGTGTATGCCGACGCCAACCTGCCGGCGCCGCTGGTCGGCTTCATGCGCGAGCGTCTCCGCTGGGACGTGCTGCACGTGATCGACGAACCCGCCTGGCGACGCGCAACCGACCTCGCACACTTCCGGCGTGCCCGCGACCTGCATCGGACGCTCGTGACCCTCGATCACGACTTTCTCGAGGACCGGAGGTTCCCGCTCGTCGACAGCCCCGGCGTCATCGTCCTGAACGGACCCGACGACCGCGCCCTACGGAAACTGCTGGCCGAGGTCGATACCTACCTGCGCAGGTCGTCTGCCGTCGCACCGCTCGCCGGTCGCAAGCTATGCCTGCACCCGGGCTGGACGTCGGCATGAAGCTTACTTGCCGGGCACCGTTCACCGTAAGCCGTCACCGTTCACCGTTCACCGTTCACCGTTCACCGTTCATCGTTCACCGTTGACCTGAGCGTTCGGCGTTCGACGTTCAGCGTTCGTCATTGCGTGTTTTTTGGGTCCCATGTCCTATTGCCTATGTTGATCTTCGACGGCGCCTCCCTCGTCCTGCCTGATCGCGTCCTTTCGCCGGGTCGCCTCGTCATCGACGGCGATCACATTGTCGAAATCGGACCTGGCACCGAGGACGGACCCATGGCGGGACTGTGGATCCTGCCCGGCTTCATCGACGTGCACGTGCACGGCGTGCTCGGTCATGACGTGCAGGGCAGCCCGGGGGGCGTGGCGGCGATCGCGGCGCAGATGCCGCGCTTCGGCTGCACGTCCTTCACGCCCACGACCTTCGCCTGCCCGCCGGCGACCCTGGCGATGGTGGCCAAATCGGTCGAAGCAGCCATGGAGGCGCGACCGGCGGACGCGGCTCGCGTGCTGCCGGCGCATCTCGAGAGCAACTTCATGGCGCCGGACTATCGCGGTGCCCAACCCCTCACTGCGCTCTGTCTGCCTCCAGGCGCACCCGCGGACCTGGCGGCACCAGGCACGGCCACCGGCTTCACCGCGCAAGACATCGTCGGCGTGATCACGGCACATCGCGACGCCATCGGCACGCTGACGCTGGCGCCGGAACTGCCCGAAGCGCTGGCCCTGATTCGCGACCTGGTGTCGCGCGGTCATGCCGTGTCCCTGGGACATTCCGGGGCGACGCTCGAGGAAGCGCGCGCCGGAATCGAGGCGGGTGCGCGTCGCGCGACGCACCTGTTCAACCGCATGCCGCCGCTCACGCACCGCGCACCAGGGCTGATCGGAGCCGTCCTGGACGACGACCGGGTCACGGTCGAACTGGTCTGCGACGGCTATCACGTCCATCCCGTCGTGATGCGGGCCGCCATCCGTGCCAAGCGGCCGGAACGGGTGATGGCCATCACCGATGGGCTGGCCGGTGCCGGCCTGGCCGAGGGCGCGAGATTCGAGGTGGACGGGCGTGCGGTGACCGTCCGGGCCCAGGCCTGCTTCCTGGACGACGGGACCCTGGCGGGTAGCCGGCTGACAATGGATCGGGTGTTTGCCAACCTGGTCGAGATGGTGGGTGTCACCCCGCTCGACGCCGCGATGATGACCGCGAACGTGCAAGCGCGGACGCTCGGTCTCTCCGACCGTGGGCGCATTGCCGAGGGTCTGCTGGCGGACCTCGTGGTGCTCGACGCGAACTGGTGCGTGCGCCAGACGCTCATCGGCGGGGCGGTGGTGTACGCCAACGACGCCGGCTGATCCTGTCGTCCGATAGCGGCTGAACCCTTGCCAGCACCAGTTCGTCTACATGTGACAGCGATGCGACTTCAACGAGCCCTGCCCATCGTCTGCTGCGCCGGCCTCCCGCTGCTGGCCGGTTGCGTCGTCCATGTCGACTCGGGCGGGTTCTCGTCACGCAACGAGATGCATTTCAAGGTGACAGGCCGGCCGGTCGTCGACCTCACCACCTTCGACGGCGCCATCGAGGTGCGTTCCTGGGACAAACCGGAGGTTCTCGTCCGGGTCGAGGCTCGCGCTTCGTCCAAGCCGCTCCTGGACAGCATTGACGTCGCCGGCAGCAGCAAGGATTCGCACGTGGTGGTCACGGCTTCGGTCAAGGAGACGTCGGGCTGGGAGGTGTCGTCGGGCGGCATGAGCCGGTCGGTGCGGCTGGTGGCCACGGTGCCGGTCGACAGCGAAGTCCGGCTGCGCAGTGGCGACGGCTCGGTGCGCGTGGAGCGCGTGCACGGCGTGATCGATGCGCGGACCGAGGACGGCCGGATCGTCATGCGCGAGGTCGGCGGCGACATCGTGGCCGACAGCGGCGACGGCAGCGTGCAGATGGAAGACGTGGACGGCCACTGCACGGTGAGCACGCGCGATGGCAGTGTGCTCGTCAGTGGCCGGCTCCGTGGTGGCCTGAAGGCGAGCAGCGGCGACGGATCCGTGACGGTGCGCGCGGCCGCCGGCAGCTCCATCACCGGCGACTGGAACATCGAGACCGGAGATGGCGGCGTGATGCTGGCGCTCCCCGATGAACTCGATGCGAAGCTGGACGCCCACACCAGTGATGGCCGCATTGCCCTCCACGGGTTCACGGACATGCCAATCGAGCGGCAAGGCGAGGGACGCCGCCTGCAGGCCGTCCTCGGCAGCGGCGTCGGCAACCTCCGGATCAGAACTGGCGACGGCACGATCACCTTGAAGCGCAGTTACATCCCAGTCCCCCCGGCACCGCCCGCACCCCCCACCGCCCCGGCAGCGCCGTCGGCTCCAGAGGCGCCGGGTCATTAACAAAGGGAAGAGGGACAGGGAAAAAGTCACAAGGGCATCAAGGCACGAGTCCCAAGAAATTAGTTGAAAGGGAAAAGCGCGTGCCCTCAGGCATTTCCCTTGTGCCTCCCTCCGAGTGCGCGTCCTTCTCCCTCGTCCCTTGACGTTCCTTGTGACTTCTTCGTTGTCCCTTGTCCCTTGGTCTGCGGCGGACGTCTGGCGGCGGGGCGTAGGCCTCGATTCCGTCGAGCAACGACGGCTACAGAGGCGAGGTGTAGCCGCCGACCTGGGTCGGCGGGCGGGCCAACCTGTCCCTTGTGCCTCCTCCGAGTGCGCCCTCTTCTCCCTCGTCCCTTGACGGCCCCTGTGACTTTTTCGTTGTCCCTTATCCCTTGATCGTCGAAGTTCCCCTGTCCGCGGCGTAGATCGTCTGATCCTGCCCAAGTGCCTCCATGAACGCGTCATGGCGTTCCCGGCACTTGCTGCAGGCCCCGCAATGGATGCGCTCCAGGGGATTCATGCAGGACAGGGTGAGCGCCATCGGCGCGCCGATGGCGTGGCCGCGACGGATCACGTCGGACTTGTGCAAGGTGCGGTACGGGGTCTCGATCGCAATCGGGTGCGCCAGGCCCAGTGACAGCGCGCGTGCCATCGACTCGTAGAACTCCGCGGTCGCATCCGGGAACGGATTGCCGGCGAGGGGGCCGAGGGCGATGCGCCCGATCTTCCGCAGCGCGCAATACACCGCCGCCTTTCCAAGCAACACGATGTTGCGGCCCACGAGGTAGACGTCCTCGTCCGGTGTGTCCCATGACGGTGGCGTGCCGGCCAGCGACCAGTGCGTCGGCGCGTACACGTCGCGCACCGACGCGTCGAGGACGTGCAGTGGCGCCACCCGCGTGCGGTCGGGCAGGCAGGCCAGCGCGCGCTCGAGCATGGCGCGCTCCTGCGCCTCCCACGCCAGACCGGACGCGACGTAGATCGGCTGCACCGGCGCGGTCGTCGCCAGATCGGCAGCCAGCACGACGCTGTCGAGGCCGCCGGAGCAGAGCACCGCGACCGGCGCACCGTTTACAGTGAGGGAGTGATCTACCGACACTTCGTCTTTGACCTCGACGGCACCCTGATCGATTCGCGCCAGGATCTTGCCGACGCGGCCAATGCCATGCTCGCGACCTACGGGGCGTCCCCATTATTGGTCGCCGACGTGGTGGCGATGGTAGGCGAGGGCGCCAGGATGCTCGTGGCGCGCGCGCTCGCACGGGCACACGTTGCGGCGGATCCCGACGAGGCGCTGCCCCGCTTCCTCGACGCTTACAACGAACATCTCACAAGCACGACGACGCTGTATCCCGGCGTCGCCGCCACGCTCGCATGCCTGCATCAGGGCGCGCGCGTGTCCGTGCTCACCAACAAGCCCCAGCGGCCGACCGACGCCATCCTGTCGGCGCTCGGCATCACCTCGGTGGTGGACGCCGCAATCGGGGGAGACACCAGTCACGGTCGCAAACCCGAGCCCGCCGCATTGCATGCGCTCATCGACCAGTCCGGCGTGCCCGCCGCCGAGACGCTGATGGTCGGCGACTCCTGGGTCGACGTTGCTACCGCCACCGCCGCCGGCATCGACGCGTGCCTTGCCGCCTACGGATTCGGTTACCCCGCCGTGGACGCAGCCCACCGCCACCAGGCCCGCTGGACGATCGCCACCGTCGACGAACTCACGCGACTCGGATCCTGAATACCGCCATCGCGCTTCGCCCTTCGCCCTTCGCCTTTACCCTTGGGCCTTCCTCCGTCCTCTGCCCTCGGTCCTACCTCTTTCCTCCGTCCTCTTTCCTCCGTCCTCCTTCCTCCCTCCTCCCTCCTCCCTCCTCACTCCTCCTTCTCGACGAGCACCTTCGACGCCGCCCGCGCGCCGAGGACGATTTGTCTCGCGTCAGCACCCTGCACCGCGACGCTGTCGGCGGCCGTATCGCGCGTGACCACCATGATCGCCTGGCCAGGCATCAGCGCGCTGTGCTCGATGAACCGGAGGAAGTCGGCGTCCTGATCGGCGACGCGCGCGACGCGGACGGGGCGCCCGACGGGGCACTCGAGCAGCGAGTGGTAACTGCGTTCGGCGACGCCGCCGTCGGCATTCGGGATCGGGTCGCCGTGCGGGTCCACCGAAGGGAACCCCAGCATCTCGTCCATGCGGCCGATGAGACGCTCGGAGACGGCGTGCTCGAGATGTTCCGCTTCGTCGTGCACCTCGGCCCAACTCATGCCCATCACCTGCACGAGGAAGAGCTCGATCAGGCGGTGACGTCGCAGCACCAGTGCCGCAAGCTTGTCGCCTGCCGCGGTCAGCCGCACACCGGCGTACGGCTCGTAGCGGACGAGCCCCGACTCGGCCAGTGCCTTCACCATGGTGGTAGCGGTGCCAGGCACGACCTCGAGTGCCGCGGCCAGCTGGCCCATCGGCACGAGCGCATTCGCGCCCAGCGCGCGCTGGGCCGAGTAGATGGCCTTCAGGTAGTTCTCGACCGTACTCGATGGCAACATACCGGCGCCTGTTATGGTACTGCCGACCATGCCGGCAACACCGTCGATGCCGCAGAAGCCGGGGCGCCCGCCCCGCGGTGTGCTGACACAGGCGCTGGCCACGCCGGCAGGCAAGGCCAGCTACGTACGGGCGCTGTTTGACGAGATCGCACCTCGCTACGACGACATCACGGTCTGGCTGTCGTTGGGCCGAGATGCGGGATGGAAGGACGTGCTCGTGCGGATGGCCGCAGTCACGCCGGGCGAGCGGGCCC includes:
- a CDS encoding ferredoxin--NADP reductase codes for the protein MPDALTLTVRELAAPTPTTRRLLLALGDVPFSYQAGQGGALGLHGQRERRPYSIASAPADSSADGTIEFLLRALPGGGLGRHLDGVREGTRVDFEGPFGAFVLPDDLPDAPLLFVAGGTGFAPLRSLAREARARGHRAPRHLLYSVKDVMDVAYAEELARWGEDHRGEAVITATRHAPPTWQGSRGRIGLTLLRRFTSDAPLCFVCGPAGMVEDLTHTLSQLGVPAGHVRMEQWAPTM
- a CDS encoding HAD family hydrolase, which codes for MIYRHFVFDLDGTLIDSRQDLADAANAMLATYGASPLLVADVVAMVGEGARMLVARALARAHVAADPDEALPRFLDAYNEHLTSTTTLYPGVAATLACLHQGARVSVLTNKPQRPTDAILSALGITSVVDAAIGGDTSHGRKPEPAALHALIDQSGVPAAETLMVGDSWVDVATATAAGIDACLAAYGFGYPAVDAAHRHQARWTIATVDELTRLGS
- a CDS encoding 7-cyano-7-deazaguanine synthase, which encodes MLCSGGLDSVVLAADLATTAPVQPIYVASGLAWEAQERAMLERALACLPDRTRVAPLHVLDASVRDVYAPTHWSLAGTPPSWDTPDEDVYLVGRNIVLLGKAAVYCALRKIGRIALGPLAGNPFPDATAEFYESMARALSLGLAHPIAIETPYRTLHKSDVIRRGHAIGAPMALTLSCMNPLERIHCGACSKCRERHDAFMEALGQDQTIYAADRGTSTIKG
- a CDS encoding DUF4097 family beta strand repeat-containing protein, with product MRLQRALPIVCCAGLPLLAGCVVHVDSGGFSSRNEMHFKVTGRPVVDLTTFDGAIEVRSWDKPEVLVRVEARASSKPLLDSIDVAGSSKDSHVVVTASVKETSGWEVSSGGMSRSVRLVATVPVDSEVRLRSGDGSVRVERVHGVIDARTEDGRIVMREVGGDIVADSGDGSVQMEDVDGHCTVSTRDGSVLVSGRLRGGLKASSGDGSVTVRAAAGSSITGDWNIETGDGGVMLALPDELDAKLDAHTSDGRIALHGFTDMPIERQGEGRRLQAVLGSGVGNLRIRTGDGTITLKRSYIPVPPAPPAPPTAPAAPSAPEAPGH
- a CDS encoding enoyl-ACP reductase FabI; its protein translation is MSDLSGRTGLIVGVANKRSLAWAIAQRADDAGARLVLTYQNDRLKENVDELVTQLKTPAVLLPCDVSRDDDIAHLFESLDAQVDGLDFVVHGAAFAPRESLSAPFLQTSREAFRIALDISAYSLVAVARGAEPLLARKGGGSIVTLSYLGSDRVFPNYNVMGVAKAALESSVRYLAADLGAQNIRVNTISAGPVKTLAASGISGFSGILQVYRDRAALKRNIDSGDVAGAAMFLLSDWGRGVTGEVIYVDAGYRPMGM
- the argR gene encoding arginine repressor gives rise to the protein MKRTRHGVILDVIQRESISSQEMLRQRLHAEGLDVTQATLSRDLKELGVVKRAGDGAYQRPRPGGPSPDALGSLRRTTAEFLTRAERSEQLVVLRTDSGQAALLAIAIDRADLGEVLGTVAGDDTILVICRDAAAAQALVGRLDTWRSGALLRMPVLVG
- the nagA gene encoding N-acetylglucosamine-6-phosphate deacetylase → MLIFDGASLVLPDRVLSPGRLVIDGDHIVEIGPGTEDGPMAGLWILPGFIDVHVHGVLGHDVQGSPGGVAAIAAQMPRFGCTSFTPTTFACPPATLAMVAKSVEAAMEARPADAARVLPAHLESNFMAPDYRGAQPLTALCLPPGAPADLAAPGTATGFTAQDIVGVITAHRDAIGTLTLAPELPEALALIRDLVSRGHAVSLGHSGATLEEARAGIEAGARRATHLFNRMPPLTHRAPGLIGAVLDDDRVTVELVCDGYHVHPVVMRAAIRAKRPERVMAITDGLAGAGLAEGARFEVDGRAVTVRAQACFLDDGTLAGSRLTMDRVFANLVEMVGVTPLDAAMMTANVQARTLGLSDRGRIAEGLLADLVVLDANWCVRQTLIGGAVVYANDAG
- the argH gene encoding argininosuccinate lyase → MSNLWSGRFASAPDHDVFAFGASFAFDRRLFEDDVEGSRAWSEALLRAGVLSSDEQQALDRALTELREAAAADPMFVSGSDEDVHSFVERQLVERVGATGKRLHTGRSRNEQVALDLRLYLRRRIRVVQDQLRALVAALCARAAEAGDAPLPAYTHLRRAQPVLEAHYWLAHASAFRRACERFDVVYAEADALPLGSGAIAGNSFPIDVEFLRARLGFARIVANSMDTVADRDFVSSFLHACALVMIHISRLAEDVIIYGSEEFGFFELDDSVTTGSSLMPQKKNPDPMELVRGKTGRVIGRHTGWLVTMKGLPSGYNKDLQEDKEAVFDTEDTVAGSLMSCEAVVRTLRVRRDTTQRAAGGFMLATDVADYLVRKGLPFRDAHELVGGMVRTLLEEQRAIESLTPDQWRRFSPLFDDDVVEAITPLASIRARQTPQSTAPGAVAGRLTEMQAWIGPQ
- a CDS encoding metal-dependent transcriptional regulator codes for the protein MLPSSTVENYLKAIYSAQRALGANALVPMGQLAAALEVVPGTATTMVKALAESGLVRYEPYAGVRLTAAGDKLAALVLRRHRLIELFLVQVMGMSWAEVHDEAEHLEHAVSERLIGRMDEMLGFPSVDPHGDPIPNADGGVAERSYHSLLECPVGRPVRVARVADQDADFLRFIEHSALMPGQAIMVVTRDTAADSVAVQGADARQIVLGARAASKVLVEKEE
- a CDS encoding DUF5615 family PIN-like protein; translation: MGTLFSELGPLRAAQALGPLVYADANLPAPLVGFMRERLRWDVLHVIDEPAWRRATDLAHFRRARDLHRTLVTLDHDFLEDRRFPLVDSPGVIVLNGPDDRALRKLLAEVDTYLRRSSAVAPLAGRKLCLHPGWTSA
- a CDS encoding argininosuccinate synthase domain-containing protein, which encodes MSQQRVVLAHAGDAATLCAIPWLARDAEVVTVTVDVGQGESLLAVRERALEAGAVRAHVLDARESLAEDVVLRALRAGAVGFDGDPHAAVLALPSVAAQVAMVANMEQADALAHGGTGQAAARMARLLAATSRIALRPSVETMPVDARDEAMSALQVAAEALPAVRATLWGRSLVVDGPIDARVDEARFTQTRAVTRGPDAPAMIGIGFEAGTPRRVNGVVMPLVELLSSLDTIAGAHGVGRIDVLVPEGAAVRREVAEAPAATVLQIAMRELEALTLPWSLRTLRRRLAESYVDVLRTGDWHGLTRASIDALADRALANASATIHLRLFKGGVQVMGREKH